Proteins from one Bacteroides mediterraneensis genomic window:
- a CDS encoding BlaI/MecI/CopY family transcriptional regulator, which yields MKTLTAKEEEIMGFFWEKGPMFVKQLVELYDEPRPHFNTLSTIVRGLEEKGYLSHTAFGNTYQYHAVVSEEEFRRKTLRGVISKYFNNSFLGAVSSLVKEEDISVEELKELIQKVEEGRL from the coding sequence ATGAAAACACTTACCGCCAAAGAAGAAGAAATCATGGGATTTTTCTGGGAGAAAGGCCCCATGTTCGTCAAGCAGCTGGTGGAACTCTACGATGAACCCCGGCCGCATTTCAATACCCTGTCTACTATTGTACGGGGGCTGGAAGAGAAGGGTTACCTGTCGCATACAGCGTTTGGTAATACCTACCAGTATCATGCCGTAGTGTCGGAAGAGGAATTCCGGCGGAAAACCTTGCGTGGGGTCATCTCCAAATATTTCAACAACTCTTTCTTAGGGGCTGTCTCCTCGCTGGTGAAAGAAGAAGACATTTCGGTGGAGGAACTCAAGGAACTGATACAGAAAGTAGAAGAAGGAAGGCTATGA
- a CDS encoding M56 family metallopeptidase → MGTFLVYILKSAVCLAVFYLFYRLLLSKETFHRFNRIALLGVMVLSCLLPLIQVTVKEASPVNMQVMSMEDLLLMYQWNQGATVVEEGGHSLRWQEILVLVYFAGLLFVIVRHLWSLGRMLFLIRHSRCEKLDYGVRLVIHQRHIAPFSWMLYIVISETDLKEGGHYILVHELAHIRHHHSWDLLLTELCAWVQWFNPAIWLLKQELQNIHEYEADEEVLRQGINAKEYQMLLIKKAVGARLYSIANSFNHSSLKKRITMMIRKKSNPWARAKYLYVLPLAAVTVAAFARPEISQPLDEISSVKVNDLSAVLETYADKNVSNPAEKVTLRMKVVDEKGGPIIAATILVVNTTNGTITDENGNFTLETATDQSIQVSYIGMGTVTMTVKDCLKKADQTIVLPEGDTKKDVKVVAPVPQAVTSDDRTFDVVEQMPEFPGGMKECLNFLARNVKYPTKAQEAGKQGRVIVQFIVQKDGSLSDLHVLRPVDPWLDAEAIRVIGTMPKWKPGMQHGQAVAVKFTLPVTFMLEGSKNKPQAGKNDVVVVAYGTDSDAPADVPTVRMHQNSKDDLGKEGASPLVLIDETEVSTETMNKLDPQQIESITVLKDVSATAKYGKKGKNGVILITTKKK, encoded by the coding sequence ATGGGAACCTTTTTAGTCTACATACTCAAATCGGCCGTCTGCCTGGCGGTGTTCTACCTGTTCTACCGCCTGCTGCTCAGCAAGGAGACTTTCCACCGCTTCAACCGGATAGCCCTGCTGGGGGTGATGGTACTCTCGTGCCTGCTGCCTCTGATACAGGTCACGGTCAAGGAGGCTTCTCCGGTAAACATGCAAGTGATGTCGATGGAGGACTTGCTGCTGATGTACCAGTGGAACCAAGGAGCGACGGTAGTAGAAGAGGGGGGCCACTCGCTCCGCTGGCAGGAAATACTGGTACTGGTCTACTTCGCGGGACTGCTGTTCGTCATTGTCCGCCACCTCTGGTCGTTGGGACGCATGCTCTTCCTCATCCGCCACAGCCGGTGCGAGAAGCTGGACTACGGCGTCCGGCTGGTGATACACCAACGCCACATCGCCCCTTTCAGCTGGATGCTCTACATCGTGATTTCGGAAACCGACCTGAAGGAAGGAGGACACTACATCCTGGTACATGAACTGGCCCACATCCGTCACCACCATTCGTGGGATTTACTGCTGACCGAGCTCTGCGCCTGGGTGCAATGGTTCAACCCGGCCATCTGGCTGCTCAAGCAGGAATTGCAAAACATCCACGAATACGAGGCCGACGAGGAAGTGCTCCGTCAGGGCATCAATGCGAAAGAATATCAAATGTTATTAATAAAAAAAGCCGTTGGCGCAAGGCTCTACTCTATTGCCAACAGCTTTAATCACAGTTCACTTAAAAAACGTATCACTATGATGATTCGAAAAAAATCCAATCCGTGGGCACGTGCCAAGTACCTCTATGTACTTCCGCTGGCAGCCGTTACCGTGGCCGCCTTTGCCCGTCCCGAAATCTCCCAACCGCTGGACGAGATTTCAAGTGTCAAAGTTAATGATTTATCGGCAGTTCTGGAAACGTATGCCGATAAAAATGTGTCGAACCCTGCCGAAAAGGTCACCCTGAGGATGAAGGTGGTGGATGAAAAGGGAGGACCCATCATCGCGGCAACCATACTCGTGGTGAATACGACCAACGGTACCATTACCGACGAAAACGGCAACTTCACGCTTGAAACCGCTACCGACCAAAGCATCCAGGTGTCCTACATTGGTATGGGTACGGTCACGATGACAGTCAAGGACTGCCTGAAGAAGGCCGACCAGACGATTGTACTGCCTGAAGGTGACACAAAGAAAGATGTGAAAGTAGTAGCACCTGTTCCGCAAGCCGTGACTTCGGACGACCGGACCTTTGACGTGGTGGAACAAATGCCGGAATTTCCGGGCGGCATGAAGGAATGTCTGAACTTCCTGGCCCGCAACGTGAAATACCCCACCAAAGCACAGGAAGCCGGTAAGCAGGGACGAGTCATCGTACAGTTCATCGTGCAGAAGGACGGTTCGCTGAGCGACCTTCACGTACTCCGCCCGGTCGACCCGTGGCTGGATGCGGAAGCCATCCGGGTGATTGGCACCATGCCGAAATGGAAACCGGGCATGCAGCACGGTCAGGCGGTTGCCGTGAAATTTACTCTCCCGGTGACTTTCATGTTGGAGGGTTCCAAGAATAAGCCGCAGGCAGGAAAGAATGATGTAGTCGTAGTGGCATACGGTACGGATTCGGATGCTCCGGCCGATGTGCCGACCGTCCGGATGCATCAGAACAGCAAGGACGACCTGGGAAAAGAGGGAGCATCGCCACTGGTGCTGATAGACGAAACGGAAGTCTCTACCGAAACGATGAACAAGCTCGACCCGCAGCAGATTGAATCCATTACCGTATTGAAAGATGTGTCGGCTACGGCCAAATACGGCAAAAAAGGGAAGAACGGCGTGATTCTCATCACCACCAAAAAGAAGTAA
- a CDS encoding UxaA family hydrolase, with product MKTTYLRINPADNVAVAIVPLRAGETIEADGRTITLRTDVPAGHKVTLKDFRAGENVIKYGYPIGHVMKDVPEGTWVSEKDIKTNLAGLLDYTYTPVEVHTDIAVEHRTFKGYRRRNGDVGVRNEIWIIPTVGCVNGVVNQLAEGLRRETDGGKGVDAIVAFPHNYGCSQLGEDHENTKKILRDMVLHPNAGAVLVVGLGCENNQPDVFREFIGPYDEDRIRFLVAQKVDDEYEEGMRILRELYAKCCQDERTEVPLSELRVGLKCGGSDGFSGITANPLLGMFSDYLIAQGGTSVLTEVPEMFGAETILMNRCRTPELFRQTVNLINDFKEYFLSHGEPVGENPSPGNKAGGISTLEEKALGCTQKCGKSYVSGVMAYGDRLQTKGLNLLSAPGNDLVAATALAASGCHIVLFTTGRGTPFGTFVPTMKISTNSHLAVQKPGWIDFNAGVIVENEPMETTCRRFTDYVIRVASGEFVNNEKKNYREIAIFKNGVTL from the coding sequence ATGAAAACAACTTATCTGCGAATCAATCCGGCCGACAATGTGGCGGTGGCCATCGTTCCCCTTCGTGCGGGAGAGACCATCGAGGCAGACGGACGGACTATTACGCTGCGCACGGACGTGCCCGCCGGACACAAGGTGACACTGAAGGATTTCCGTGCCGGAGAAAATGTCATTAAATACGGCTACCCCATCGGTCACGTGATGAAGGACGTGCCCGAAGGTACCTGGGTGAGCGAAAAAGATATCAAGACCAATCTGGCAGGGCTGCTGGACTATACCTACACGCCGGTGGAGGTGCATACGGATATCGCCGTGGAGCATCGCACGTTCAAGGGCTACCGCCGCCGTAACGGCGATGTGGGGGTGCGTAACGAGATTTGGATTATCCCGACCGTGGGCTGCGTGAACGGTGTCGTGAACCAGCTGGCCGAAGGTCTCCGCCGCGAGACGGACGGTGGCAAGGGGGTGGATGCCATCGTGGCTTTCCCCCACAACTACGGCTGTTCGCAGCTGGGCGAAGACCATGAGAACACGAAGAAGATTCTGCGCGACATGGTGCTGCATCCCAACGCCGGAGCCGTGCTGGTGGTAGGTCTGGGATGCGAGAACAACCAGCCCGACGTGTTCCGGGAGTTCATCGGTCCGTACGATGAAGACCGCATCCGTTTCCTGGTGGCGCAGAAGGTGGACGATGAATACGAGGAAGGCATGCGCATCTTGCGCGAACTGTATGCCAAGTGCTGTCAGGACGAACGTACGGAGGTACCCCTCTCCGAGTTGCGCGTGGGACTGAAGTGCGGCGGGTCTGACGGTTTTTCCGGTATCACGGCCAATCCGCTGCTGGGCATGTTCTCTGACTATCTGATTGCACAGGGAGGCACCTCGGTGCTGACCGAAGTACCCGAAATGTTCGGGGCGGAGACCATCCTGATGAACCGCTGCCGCACGCCGGAACTCTTCCGGCAGACCGTGAACCTGATCAACGATTTTAAGGAATATTTCCTTTCCCACGGGGAGCCTGTGGGTGAGAATCCTTCGCCAGGCAACAAAGCGGGCGGCATCTCCACGCTCGAAGAGAAAGCCTTGGGCTGCACGCAGAAGTGCGGCAAGAGCTACGTGTCGGGCGTGATGGCCTACGGTGACCGTTTGCAGACCAAGGGACTCAACCTGCTTTCGGCTCCGGGCAATGACCTCGTGGCGGCTACGGCTCTCGCCGCTTCGGGCTGCCATATCGTGCTCTTCACCACGGGGCGCGGTACCCCCTTTGGTACCTTCGTGCCTACGATGAAGATTTCCACCAACTCTCATCTGGCGGTACAGAAGCCCGGATGGATTGATTTCAATGCGGGCGTCATTGTGGAAAACGAACCGATGGAGACTACCTGCCGTCGTTTCACCGACTATGTGATTCGGGTGGCCAGCGGGGAGTTTGTGAACAACGAGAAGAAGAACTACCGTGAAATCGCCATTTTCAAGAATGGAGTAACTCTTTGA
- a CDS encoding LacI family DNA-binding transcriptional regulator: protein MEKQQERIRIKDIAQIAGVSVGTVDRVLHSRSGVSASSRMKVEEILQKLNYQPNMYASALASNKKYRFVYLLPSHNEGDYWTDVEHGMQQAVARFSDFNVSLSAFYYDQYESGAFTEAGMHILDEQPDGVILSPAIEEETERFVGRLQEAGIPYVFIDSNIPRLSPLAFYGQHARRSGYFAARMLRLLSQGQTEIVIFRQINEGHLGSNQQLYREEGFYEYMKEHCPELKMWELNLYAKQPGEDASRLDEFFAAHPDVKCGITFNSKAYIIGEYMQRHGRTDFHLMGYDLLRRNVACLKAGSIDFIIAQQPTVQGYNSIECLCNHLILRKKVKNCNYMPINLITTENLDFYFDTHVNE from the coding sequence ATGGAAAAACAGCAAGAGAGAATCCGTATCAAGGACATCGCTCAGATAGCCGGTGTGTCGGTAGGAACGGTAGACCGTGTACTTCATTCGCGGAGCGGGGTGTCTGCTTCCAGCCGTATGAAGGTGGAGGAAATATTACAGAAGTTGAATTATCAGCCCAACATGTATGCCAGCGCGCTGGCTTCGAACAAGAAATACAGGTTTGTCTATCTGCTCCCGTCGCACAACGAGGGAGATTACTGGACAGACGTGGAACACGGCATGCAACAGGCGGTGGCCCGTTTTTCCGATTTCAACGTCTCGCTGTCGGCTTTCTATTACGACCAGTACGAGTCGGGGGCTTTCACCGAAGCGGGAATGCACATCCTCGACGAGCAGCCCGACGGGGTTATCCTCTCGCCTGCCATCGAAGAAGAAACCGAACGCTTTGTCGGCCGTTTGCAGGAAGCAGGCATCCCTTACGTGTTCATCGACTCGAACATTCCCCGGCTTTCCCCGCTGGCTTTCTACGGACAGCATGCCCGGCGGAGCGGCTATTTTGCGGCACGCATGTTGCGTCTGCTGTCTCAGGGACAGACGGAAATCGTCATCTTCCGCCAGATTAACGAAGGACACCTGGGGTCCAACCAGCAGCTATACCGCGAGGAAGGTTTCTATGAGTACATGAAGGAGCACTGCCCGGAGCTGAAGATGTGGGAGCTCAACCTCTATGCCAAGCAGCCGGGCGAAGATGCGTCGCGCCTCGACGAGTTCTTTGCCGCTCATCCCGACGTGAAGTGTGGCATCACCTTCAACTCGAAGGCGTATATCATCGGGGAATACATGCAGCGTCACGGGCGTACGGATTTCCACCTGATGGGATACGACCTGCTCCGCCGCAACGTGGCTTGTCTGAAGGCGGGAAGCATCGACTTCATCATCGCACAGCAGCCCACGGTGCAGGGATACAACAGCATTGAATGTCTGTGCAACCACCTGATTCTGCGCAAGAAGGTGAAAAACTGCAACTACATGCCCATCAACCTGATTACGACGGAGAATCTCGACTTTTATTTCGATACACACGTCAACGAATAA
- a CDS encoding tyrosine-type recombinase/integrase, translated as MSLKYSSTTADYLVWSDAMNLIRKLAKDDNYKISLLIALGCFTGLRISDILALRWKQILGTDEFSVIEKKTGKQRTIRLNPQLQEHIRECYEHINPIGINAPILVSQKGTVFSVQRINIILKEIKKKYRLKIKNFSCHSLRKTFGRQVYNMNSENSELALVKLMELFNHSSVAITKRYLGLRQEEILQTYESLNF; from the coding sequence ATGTCACTTAAATATTCAAGCACAACAGCAGACTATCTTGTTTGGTCAGATGCAATGAATCTTATCAGGAAACTGGCTAAAGATGATAATTATAAAATATCACTTCTTATAGCTTTAGGTTGTTTTACAGGACTGAGAATTTCTGATATTCTGGCTTTAAGATGGAAGCAGATATTAGGTACTGACGAGTTTTCTGTAATTGAGAAAAAGACAGGAAAGCAAAGAACCATAAGACTGAATCCGCAGTTACAGGAACATATAAGAGAATGTTACGAGCATATAAACCCAATTGGAATAAATGCACCAATCTTAGTAAGTCAGAAAGGCACAGTCTTTTCAGTCCAGAGAATAAATATCATTCTTAAAGAGATTAAGAAGAAGTACAGGCTAAAGATTAAGAACTTTTCCTGCCATTCACTTAGAAAGACTTTTGGTAGACAGGTCTACAATATGAATAGTGAAAATTCAGAGCTGGCATTAGTAAAACTGATGGAACTTTTCAATCATAGTTCTGTAGCCATTACTAAAAGATACTTGGGATTGAGGCAGGAAGAAATATTGCAGACTTATGAATCTTTGAATTTCTAA
- a CDS encoding type II toxin-antitoxin system Phd/YefM family antitoxin: protein MRTANYTDLRANLKSYIDAVIDDYDTVVVNRGNGKGVVMISLDEYNSLKETEYIMSSPDTMEAIHKGEEDIKNGNSISQKEGESIEDFLKRATCTE, encoded by the coding sequence ATGAGAACAGCCAATTACACAGATTTAAGAGCCAACTTGAAAAGCTACATTGATGCGGTCATTGACGATTATGATACCGTAGTTGTCAATCGTGGGAATGGCAAAGGAGTAGTAATGATTTCTTTGGATGAATACAATTCTCTAAAAGAAACAGAGTACATCATGTCGTCACCCGATACAATGGAAGCAATACATAAAGGTGAAGAGGATATTAAGAACGGTAACTCTATATCCCAAAAGGAAGGTGAAAGCATAGAGGATTTCTTAAAACGGGCAACATGTACAGAATAA
- a CDS encoding RadC family protein: protein MNIDYKVGEVKLSYKPKFKNQQKVTCSEDAYKYMFSTYKKGTICYKEYFKVLFLNQANQILGYTLISEGGLTETIADIRLIFQAALLTNSVALILAHNHPSGNLKPSPEDIRLTKQIREASNFMRIKILDHIIISDTEYYSFADEGIL from the coding sequence ATGAATATAGATTATAAAGTAGGAGAAGTGAAACTTTCCTACAAACCCAAATTCAAAAATCAGCAAAAAGTAACCTGCTCAGAGGATGCTTATAAATATATGTTTTCCACATATAAGAAAGGAACGATATGCTACAAGGAATATTTCAAAGTCCTGTTCCTAAATCAAGCCAACCAGATTTTAGGATATACTCTAATTTCAGAGGGAGGACTGACAGAAACGATTGCAGATATAAGACTTATTTTTCAAGCTGCACTACTTACAAATTCCGTAGCTTTAATTCTGGCACATAATCATCCAAGTGGAAATTTAAAGCCAAGCCCAGAGGATATAAGGCTTACAAAACAGATAAGGGAAGCATCAAATTTCATGCGAATAAAAATCTTAGACCATATCATCATTTCAGATACAGAATACTACAGTTTTGCAGATGAAGGAATACTGTAA
- a CDS encoding DUF3871 family protein — MRNLVIMPAMAQNRERMNLGEYAEEATVIMDEPVKPANHFIEANTQEVTLNHLKNDCITPVFSKDNELTINHAQFVETIQDAAQSFFSGEKVEQATIRTSHIIKGRIPKAIHKPANQLLESDKTIYYERAAFSIDIPTIYETVGGNKLNLSIVGVRAYNQMNLYSKKVPELFRLAIGFKNQVCCNMCIFTDGYKEDLRVSNTTELYRAALELFSNYNPARHLYLMQQLGNTSMSEHQFCQIIGRMRLYQCLPTGYQKALPRMSLTDTQINSVAKAYINDENFGSFGSELNMWKFYNLLTGANKSSYIDSFLDRSLNATEMALGINSALHGDERYKWFID; from the coding sequence ATGAGAAATTTAGTTATTATGCCAGCTATGGCACAGAATCGCGAAAGAATGAATTTGGGTGAATATGCGGAAGAAGCTACCGTTATTATGGACGAGCCAGTAAAGCCAGCCAATCATTTTATCGAAGCCAACACACAGGAAGTGACATTGAATCATTTGAAGAATGATTGCATTACTCCAGTGTTCTCTAAGGACAATGAGCTTACTATCAATCATGCCCAGTTTGTGGAAACCATACAGGATGCAGCACAGTCTTTCTTTAGTGGTGAAAAGGTGGAACAGGCCACAATCAGAACAAGCCACATCATTAAAGGCAGAATCCCAAAAGCAATCCACAAGCCAGCCAATCAACTTTTGGAATCAGATAAGACTATCTACTATGAAAGGGCAGCTTTCAGCATTGATATTCCTACTATCTATGAAACTGTGGGAGGAAACAAGCTGAATCTTTCCATCGTAGGAGTAAGAGCTTACAACCAGATGAATCTATATTCAAAGAAAGTTCCAGAGTTGTTCCGTTTGGCTATCGGATTCAAAAATCAAGTCTGCTGTAACATGTGCATCTTTACTGATGGTTACAAGGAAGATTTGAGGGTAAGTAACACTACAGAATTATATCGTGCAGCACTGGAACTTTTCAGCAACTACAATCCAGCCAGACATCTTTATCTGATGCAGCAGTTAGGCAACACTTCCATGAGTGAACACCAGTTCTGCCAGATAATAGGCAGAATGCGACTTTATCAATGCTTGCCAACAGGCTACCAGAAAGCACTACCCAGAATGTCGCTTACTGATACACAGATAAACAGTGTAGCCAAGGCATACATCAATGATGAAAACTTTGGCAGCTTCGGAAGTGAGCTTAATATGTGGAAATTCTACAACCTGTTGACTGGAGCCAACAAGTCAAGCTATATTGATTCATTCTTAGACCGTTCTTTAAATGCTACTGAAATGGCTTTAGGAATTAATTCAGCATTACATGGTGATGAGAGATATAAATGGTTCATTGATTGA
- a CDS encoding TlpA disulfide reductase family protein, with amino-acid sequence MRKRILLTTWLLYSLMLPFWGQTESKKEPKLLIDGCFFMETPSELDGAKLKMAVLKSEDGRMMILVTGVKLSENSKTYAVPLSEVKDADYWLEKAKENVKFMSMITHTSKLALKEGEHIKPFSVQATDSTRWTDRNTLGRPLVLNFWYTGCGPCIREMPELSKWLDACPDVNYLAVTWNTPEQIQTIVERQGFRFHQVANDSALWKMFGVQQTPTTVVIDKQGVVRKLTIGTNQQKRDELLKTIRQLSAEK; translated from the coding sequence ATGAGAAAACGTATATTGCTGACAACGTGGCTGCTATATAGCCTGATGCTGCCTTTCTGGGGACAGACGGAAAGTAAAAAGGAACCGAAACTGCTGATAGACGGCTGTTTCTTCATGGAAACGCCCTCCGAACTGGATGGGGCAAAACTCAAGATGGCAGTTCTGAAGAGCGAAGACGGACGGATGATGATACTGGTAACAGGCGTCAAACTTAGCGAGAATTCAAAGACGTACGCCGTTCCTCTGTCTGAAGTGAAGGATGCAGATTATTGGCTGGAGAAAGCGAAGGAAAACGTAAAGTTTATGTCAATGATTACTCACACTTCTAAACTGGCCCTGAAGGAAGGGGAGCACATTAAGCCTTTCAGCGTACAGGCTACCGATAGTACCCGCTGGACTGACCGCAATACCCTGGGACGTCCGCTGGTGCTCAACTTCTGGTACACGGGGTGCGGTCCTTGCATCCGCGAGATGCCCGAACTGAGCAAATGGCTAGATGCCTGCCCTGATGTGAATTACCTGGCCGTCACCTGGAACACTCCCGAACAGATACAGACGATTGTGGAACGTCAGGGATTCCGCTTTCATCAGGTAGCAAACGATTCTGCGTTGTGGAAGATGTTCGGCGTACAGCAGACACCCACCACGGTAGTGATTGATAAGCAGGGGGTAGTGCGAAAGCTCACCATAGGTACCAACCAGCAGAAACGTGACGAACTACTGAAAACTATCCGACAATTATCGGCCGAGAAATAA
- a CDS encoding bifunctional 4-hydroxy-2-oxoglutarate aldolase/2-dehydro-3-deoxy-phosphogluconate aldolase, whose product MAKFDKIAVLDKIGSTGMVPVFYHKDVEIAKKVVKACYDGGVRAFEFTNRGDFAHEVFAEVVKFAAKECPEMAMGVGSVVDPATAALYIQLGANFVVGPLFNPEIAKVCNRRLVPYTPGCGSVSEVGFAQELGCDLCKIFPGDVLGPKLVKGLLAPMPWSKLMVTGGVEPTQENLTAWVKAGVFCVGMGSKLFPKDKVAAEDWAYVTDKCKEALGYIADARK is encoded by the coding sequence ATGGCTAAATTCGATAAAATTGCGGTGTTGGACAAAATCGGTTCAACGGGTATGGTGCCTGTGTTCTATCACAAGGACGTGGAAATTGCAAAGAAAGTGGTAAAGGCTTGCTACGACGGGGGTGTACGTGCTTTTGAATTCACCAACCGTGGCGACTTCGCCCACGAAGTGTTTGCCGAAGTAGTGAAATTCGCTGCCAAGGAATGTCCGGAAATGGCAATGGGAGTGGGGTCTGTAGTAGATCCTGCCACGGCAGCCCTTTACATCCAGCTGGGTGCCAACTTCGTGGTAGGTCCGCTGTTCAACCCTGAAATCGCCAAGGTGTGCAACCGCCGTCTGGTGCCTTACACTCCTGGATGCGGAAGCGTGTCTGAAGTAGGTTTCGCCCAGGAACTGGGATGCGACCTGTGCAAGATTTTCCCGGGCGATGTGCTGGGCCCGAAACTGGTGAAAGGCCTGCTGGCTCCGATGCCGTGGTCCAAACTGATGGTGACCGGCGGAGTGGAACCGACACAGGAAAACCTGACAGCCTGGGTCAAAGCCGGCGTATTCTGCGTAGGCATGGGTTCCAAGCTCTTCCCGAAAGACAAGGTAGCCGCTGAAGACTGGGCATACGTGACCGACAAGTGCAAGGAAGCCTTGGGCTACATCGCCGACGCCCGCAAATAA
- a CDS encoding sugar kinase translates to MGKIVTLGEIMLRLSTPGNTRFVQSDSFDVVYGGGEANVAVSCANYGHEAYFVTKLPKHEIGQSAVNALRRYGVKTDYIARGGDRVGIYYLETGASMRPSKVIYDRAHSAIAEADPCDFDFDAIMEGADWFHWSGITPAISDKAAELTRLACEAAKRHGVTVSCDLNFRKKLWTKEKAQSIMRPLMQYVDVCIGNEEDAELCLGFKPEADVEGGKTDAEGYKGIFTAMAKEFGFKYVVSTLRESYSATHNGWKAMIYNGKEFYVSKHYDIDPIIDRVGGGDSFSGGIIHGLLTKSTQGEALEFAVAASALKHTINGDFNMVSAEEVEALAGGDASGRVQR, encoded by the coding sequence ATGGGAAAAATTGTTACTTTAGGCGAAATCATGCTGAGATTGTCTACACCGGGCAATACTCGCTTTGTTCAATCAGACAGCTTCGACGTGGTGTACGGCGGGGGCGAAGCCAACGTGGCAGTAAGCTGTGCCAACTACGGCCATGAGGCATATTTCGTAACCAAGCTGCCGAAACACGAAATCGGACAGTCGGCTGTCAATGCCTTGCGCAGATACGGTGTGAAAACGGACTACATTGCCCGCGGCGGCGACCGTGTAGGTATCTACTATCTGGAAACGGGAGCTTCCATGCGTCCCAGCAAGGTGATTTACGACCGCGCACATTCTGCCATTGCGGAAGCAGATCCCTGCGACTTCGACTTCGATGCCATCATGGAAGGAGCCGACTGGTTCCACTGGTCGGGCATCACTCCGGCCATCTCGGACAAGGCGGCCGAACTGACCCGTCTGGCATGCGAAGCAGCCAAACGCCACGGAGTAACGGTTTCCTGCGACTTGAACTTCCGCAAGAAGCTGTGGACCAAGGAAAAGGCACAGTCTATCATGCGCCCATTGATGCAATATGTAGACGTTTGCATCGGTAACGAAGAAGATGCGGAACTTTGCCTGGGCTTCAAACCGGAGGCCGACGTGGAAGGCGGAAAGACCGATGCGGAAGGCTACAAAGGCATCTTTACGGCCATGGCCAAGGAATTCGGCTTCAAGTATGTGGTGTCGACACTGCGTGAATCTTACTCTGCCACCCACAACGGCTGGAAGGCCATGATTTACAACGGCAAGGAATTCTATGTATCCAAACACTACGACATCGACCCGATTATCGACCGCGTAGGTGGAGGCGACTCTTTCTCCGGCGGTATCATCCACGGCCTGCTCACCAAGTCTACGCAGGGTGAGGCACTGGAATTCGCCGTGGCTGCTTCGGCACTGAAACACACCATCAACGGCGACTTCAACATGGTTTCTGCCGAAGAGGTGGAAGCACTGGCAGGCGGAGATGCCAGCGGACGCGTACAAAGATAA
- a CDS encoding Txe/YoeB family addiction module toxin yields the protein MYRITLSEQARKDYLYFTQSGNKAILNKIKTLLEDIAAHPYTGIGKPEPLKYELAGKWSRRINAELRIVYFVHNDIIEVYIFSMRYHYSKK from the coding sequence ATGTACAGAATAACATTATCGGAACAGGCACGGAAAGATTATCTATACTTTACCCAAAGCGGAAACAAGGCTATCTTAAACAAAATCAAAACTTTATTGGAAGATATTGCCGCACACCCATACACAGGAATAGGAAAACCAGAACCGCTTAAATATGAACTGGCAGGCAAATGGTCAAGAAGAATCAATGCAGAGCTTAGAATTGTTTACTTCGTGCATAATGATATAATAGAGGTTTACATATTCTCTATGAGATACCATTATTCCAAGAAATAA